From the genome of Suricata suricatta isolate VVHF042 chromosome 3, meerkat_22Aug2017_6uvM2_HiC, whole genome shotgun sequence, one region includes:
- the SLAMF7 gene encoding SLAM family member 7 isoform X1, producing the protein MLVLRASFILLLLCQPPGQATSEAPKELVGDLGGSVTFPLKLPEIQIDSIFWTFNTTPLVTIEPKTPNRQANVIVTHSHNKERVKFPQGSYSLELSKLNKNDSGDYRMVIYSSSLKEPLNQVYRLRVYEHLSKPKVTMGLLNNKNGTCVTNLTCFVDQGGEEVTYSWESLGQASNESHNGSILPVSWRLGERDMSFICVVRNPISSNSSNPVFAWKLCEGAAADSESSTILAFLGVSLLIFAFALMPAILIKWREKRKVSESIEERKGMDTHQEIPNYYSTSGETSVYDMITCVNKTIPEEDPEKTLYFSVQIPQKETISEENAEKTLYSSVQIPQMMEKPHSAPTSPDTPTLFTHEIIN; encoded by the exons GGCAAGCAACCTCTGAAGCCCCAAAGGAACTGGTTGGCGACCTTGGTGGGTCTGTGACTTTCCCTCTGAAGCTCCCAGAAATTCAAATTGACAGTATTTTCTGGACATTCAACACAACCCCCCTCGTCACCATAGAGCCAAAAACACCAAACAGACAAGCTAATGTCATAGTGACTCACAGTCATAACAAGGAAAGGGTGAAGTTCCCACAAGGAAGCTACTCCCTGGAACTCAGCAAACTGAATAAGAATGACTCCGGTGACTACCGTATGGTGATATACAGCTCTTCCCTCAAAGAGCCCCTCAACCAGGTGTACAGGCTGCGTGTCTATG AGCACCTATCAAAACCGAAAGTTACCATGGGTCTGCTGAACAATAAGAATGGCACCTGTGTGACCAATTTGACATGCTTCGTGGaccagggaggagaggaagtgaCCTACAGCTGGGAATCCCTGGGGCAGGCATCCAACGAATCCCATAATGGCTCCATCCTCCCCGTATCTTGGCggctgggagagagggacatGAGCTTCATCTGTGTGGTCAGGAACCCCATCAGCAGCAACTCTTCAAACCCTGTCTTTGCCTGGAAGCTTTGTGAAG GTGCTGCTGCTGACTCAGAATCCTCCACGATCCTGGCCTTCCTGGGGGTGTCGCTGCTGATCTTTGCCTTTGCACTGATGCCAGCTATTTTGATTaagtggagagaaaaaaggaaag TTTCAGAGTCCAttgaagagaggaagggaatggaCACTCATCAGGAAATTCCTAACTACTACTCCACATCTGGAGAGACCTCAGTTTACGACATGATTACTTGCGTTAAT aaaACTATTCCAGAGGAAGATCcagaaaaaacactttatttctcAGTGCAAATACCGCAAAAG gaaactatttcagaggaaaatgcagaaaaaacacTTTATTCCTCAGTGCAAATACCTCAAATG ATGGAGAAGCCCCACTCTGCGCCCACATCACCAGACACACCGACATTATTTACACATGAAATTATCAACTAA
- the SLAMF7 gene encoding SLAM family member 7 isoform X2, producing the protein MLVLRASFILLLLCQPPGQATSEAPKELVGDLGGSVTFPLKLPEIQIDSIFWTFNTTPLVTIEPKTPNRQANVIVTHSHNKERVKFPQGSYSLELSKLNKNDSGDYRMVIYSSSLKEPLNQVYRLRVYEHLSKPKVTMGLLNNKNGTCVTNLTCFVDQGGEEVTYSWESLGQASNESHNGSILPVSWRLGERDMSFICVVRNPISSNSSNPVFAWKLCEVSESIEERKGMDTHQEIPNYYSTSGETSVYDMITCVNKTIPEEDPEKTLYFSVQIPQKETISEENAEKTLYSSVQIPQMMEKPHSAPTSPDTPTLFTHEIIN; encoded by the exons GGCAAGCAACCTCTGAAGCCCCAAAGGAACTGGTTGGCGACCTTGGTGGGTCTGTGACTTTCCCTCTGAAGCTCCCAGAAATTCAAATTGACAGTATTTTCTGGACATTCAACACAACCCCCCTCGTCACCATAGAGCCAAAAACACCAAACAGACAAGCTAATGTCATAGTGACTCACAGTCATAACAAGGAAAGGGTGAAGTTCCCACAAGGAAGCTACTCCCTGGAACTCAGCAAACTGAATAAGAATGACTCCGGTGACTACCGTATGGTGATATACAGCTCTTCCCTCAAAGAGCCCCTCAACCAGGTGTACAGGCTGCGTGTCTATG AGCACCTATCAAAACCGAAAGTTACCATGGGTCTGCTGAACAATAAGAATGGCACCTGTGTGACCAATTTGACATGCTTCGTGGaccagggaggagaggaagtgaCCTACAGCTGGGAATCCCTGGGGCAGGCATCCAACGAATCCCATAATGGCTCCATCCTCCCCGTATCTTGGCggctgggagagagggacatGAGCTTCATCTGTGTGGTCAGGAACCCCATCAGCAGCAACTCTTCAAACCCTGTCTTTGCCTGGAAGCTTTGTGAAG TTTCAGAGTCCAttgaagagaggaagggaatggaCACTCATCAGGAAATTCCTAACTACTACTCCACATCTGGAGAGACCTCAGTTTACGACATGATTACTTGCGTTAAT aaaACTATTCCAGAGGAAGATCcagaaaaaacactttatttctcAGTGCAAATACCGCAAAAG gaaactatttcagaggaaaatgcagaaaaaacacTTTATTCCTCAGTGCAAATACCTCAAATG ATGGAGAAGCCCCACTCTGCGCCCACATCACCAGACACACCGACATTATTTACACATGAAATTATCAACTAA